A single window of Wenzhouxiangella sp. XN24 DNA harbors:
- a CDS encoding ECF-type sigma factor, which translates to MRGEPITRLPEQPHDGEPGALDQAMALLYRDLHGVAVRVLRDRYGRGLPGATLEPAALVNETYLGLLRQRSGYRNRRHFIAIASRVMLRVLADHERGKKRQKRGGDQLRVTFTGVAEELVTVDTTTIDEFAAALDRLEALDERSAEVARLHFVWGCGLEEVATLLGLSTRTIERDVRFARAWLAEALAEDSA; encoded by the coding sequence ATGAGGGGCGAACCCATCACCCGTTTGCCGGAACAGCCGCACGACGGTGAGCCCGGCGCTCTCGACCAGGCGATGGCGCTCCTGTACCGCGACCTGCACGGCGTGGCCGTCCGGGTGCTCAGGGATCGCTACGGCAGGGGCCTCCCCGGGGCAACGCTCGAGCCCGCGGCGCTGGTGAACGAGACGTACCTCGGCCTGTTGCGCCAGCGGTCGGGATACCGGAATCGCCGCCATTTCATCGCCATTGCGAGCCGCGTGATGCTCCGGGTGCTCGCCGATCATGAGCGCGGCAAGAAACGCCAAAAGCGCGGCGGAGACCAGTTGCGCGTGACTTTCACGGGCGTCGCTGAGGAACTGGTGACCGTCGATACCACCACCATCGACGAGTTCGCTGCGGCGTTGGACCGGCTCGAGGCGCTTGATGAGCGGTCGGCCGAGGTCGCCCGCCTGCATTTCGTATGGGGTTGCGGTCTCGAGGAAGTGGCGACCCTGCTGGGGCTTTCTACACGCACCATCGAGCGCGATGTCCGCTTCGCAAGGGCCTGGCTGGCCGAGGCCCTGGCGGAGGACTCCGCATGA